In Desulfurispora thermophila DSM 16022, the genomic window AGCCCACCTGCGCATGACCGGCCGTTTGTTCTACAGGGAGGCGGATACTGCTCCGGAAAAACACACCCGCGTCACCATTTATCTGGACAATGGCCACGCCCTTTTTTTCCACGACCAGCGGCGCTTTGGCCGCCTGTACCTGCTGCCCGACAGCGAGTTGTCCGGCTGGCCACCGCTGCAAAAACTGGGGCCGGAACCACTGGCCCAGGAGTTTAGCGTACAGTACTGGCAGGAAATGCTGACCAGGCACGGACGCTGCCGGATCAAGCCCCTGCTGCTTGATCAGTCCTGTCTGGCCGGGCTGGGCAATATTTACGCCGACGAGGCCCTGCACCTGGCCGGTATTCACCCGGCCAGGTGTGCCGGTACACTCACACCGGCGGAAGCTGCCGCCCTGCGCCGCGCCATCCGCCAGGTCATCCAGGAGGGCATAGCCGCCGGCGGCACCACTTTTCGGGACTACCGGGATGGACAGGGCCGGCCGGGCGGTTATGCCACCCGGCTCCGGGTATACCGGCGGGAGAACTTGCCCTGCTCAACATGCGGACACCCAATTGAACGCCGCCGCATAGCCGGACGCAGCGCCCATTACTGCCCTACCTGTCAGCCGGAGAAATAAGCCCCAATTTACAGGTAGTTTTTTCAACTCACCATGCTCTGCCACACTTCATAGTTTAGAGAAAAATATCTAAACTTGGAGGGATAGCAGAGCATGGAATATTTAACCCTGGTTTTTTTTGCTCTGGCACTGAATATGGACGCCTTCACCGTGGGCATTGCTTACGGCATGCGCCGGATCAAGCTGCCGCCGGCATCCTTGCTGATCATCAGCCTGATGTCGGTGGCCGCTTTGAGCATATCCATGCTGGCCGGTAAATTGGTGGCCAAATTCATACCCGCAAGTCTGACCCACAAAATTGGCGGCATAATTCTGTTGCTGATTGGTTGCTGGGCCATATACCAGTATTACAGCCAGAAAAGACAAATCAATTTTCTGGACGAGCAGCCAGAAGAGCAGCCCACCCGGCCCACCGGTAGTCCGGACAATAACTGCACACCGGTTCAGTTAATCCAGATGCGCATTCTGGGCCTGGTGATTCAAGTGCTAAAAGAGCCGCAAGTCGCTGACATGGACCTTTCCGGTGTTATTTCCAGCCGGGAAGCCCTTTTGCTGGGTCTGGCCCTGTCCATGGACGCCTTAACAGCGGGCATGGCCGTATCCTTAATTGGCTTTCGCCTTTTGCCCACCGCAGTTTGCGTGGGTGTGGGCCATATTTTGCTGACAGCCGTGGGACTTATGCTGGGGCGGGGGCTGAGCAACAGCAGCCTGGGGCGCCAGCTGGCCGCCCTGCCCGGCATTCTGCTGATCCTGCTTGGGATCAGCAAACTGCACTGAAACAATCCAAAATAAAGTGAGGCTATTACAATATGCTTGTTATCGGTTTAACCGGCAACATTGGCAGCGGCAAAAGCACTGTAGCCGCCATCTTGCAGGAACTGGGCGCCACAGTGCTGGACGCCGACCGGATCGCCCGCCAGGTTGTCCAGCCGGGTACACCGGCTCTGGCCGAAATTGTCCGCACCTTCGGGCCGGGCATTTTGGCTGCCGACGGACAGCTGAACCGCCCGGCCATGGCCGGGATTGTGTTCAGCAATTCTGCCGCCCGACAGCAGCTGGAAGCGATCATCCACCCCCGGGTGAAAGAGTACATCGACCGGGCCATCCAGGAGCAGCGCAAGCTGGCCACACCTCCACCGGCTCTGGTGATTGAGGTGCCGCTCCTGTTCGAGGCGGGCATGCAAAACATGATGGATGAGGTCTGGCTGGTGACAGCGGATGAGCAAACCCGCCTGGACAGGATCAGGCAGCGGGACCGGGTCAGCGAAGAGGTGGCCCGGCAGCGCATGGCCGCCCAGATGCCCCAGGAGCAAAAGATCCCCCTCGCCGACCGCATCATTGACAACAGTGGAGCACCCCAAAAAACGCGCGAACAGGTAACAAAGGCCTGGCAGGATGCTATATTCACCCGGTCGCACCGGGCCGGCAACCACCCATGAAGCGCCGGACACGTTACAAGGCCGGGCCACGGGCCCGGCGCTACCTGCTCCTGCTCATCTTGCTGGCCCTGTTGATCGCCAACCGGGGGCATATTGCCCGCCTGCTTTTTCCCATCCCGTACAGCGACCTGATCCACAAATATTCTGTCCAGCACGGGGTGGATCCCCTGCTGATTGCCGCCATGATTAAGGTGGAAAGCAATTTCAACCCCCGGGCCATCTCACCCAAGGGGGCCCGGGGCCTGATGCAGTTGATGCCCGGGACGGCCGTATGGATCGCCCGGCACATGCCATTAACCGGCTACACACCGCAATGCCTGAACCGGCCCGACTGCAACATCCAGCTGGGCACCTGGTATGTACATAACCTTTTGTTGGAGTTCGACCACAGCACCCCCCTGATGCTGGCCGCCTATAACGGAGGCCGGGGCAACGTGCGCCAGTGGCTGGACAGGCACTGGGATGGCAGCTGGCAGAGCGCCCTGCGCATACCCTTTCCGGAAACCCGCCGTTATGTTTACCGCGTGCTCTGGCATTACAAACTGTACCAATTGATTTACGGCCGAATTGCCGGATAAAACACCCGCCCGGATACCCGGCGCGGGTGTTTTACTGCCGGTCCGACATAATTGGTGCCGAACAGGAAGATACTACTAACCGTAAAGTTAAATCCGCCCTGCAGGGAGGCCGGTGGAAATGCTGCGGCGTTTGCTAATATACCTGTGCCTGGGCTGGCTGCTCCTGATTACCGGCTGCTGGGACGGCCTGCGCCTGGAACAGCGCAACATTGTCATCGCCATGGGCATAGATCCCGGGCCGGACGGCCTTTACAAGTTCACTTTCACCAACCCCGTGCTGGAAGCGGCAGAAGTGGCACCGGAAAGAGTGCAGCGCATCACCACCATCGCCTCATCCATCGGCGAAGCGCTGGACAACCTGAACAAGGTCTCCGACCGGCGGGCGTCGGTGGGCCAGTTGCGCACCATTTTATTTAATGAAGAAGTTGTCCGGCAGCGGGGGATCAAACGCTTTATTGACGACATAAACGCCAACCCCCTGTTTCCGCCCATTACCAACCTGGTGGTGGTCCAGGGCAATTGCCAGCAGCTCTTAAACAGCCAGTTCAAGGACAAAAGCCGCATCGCCTTTTACATCAACGGTGTGATCTTAAACGCCACCCAGCGGCATGACATCAAAAAGAGTGAACTATTGCTCCTCAATTCTCAACTTATGGATCCACTTGCCATTGTCATGCTGCCTTACATTACCTACGGCCGGGAAGAGGTAAAAGTGGCCGGCCAGGCGGTTATTAAAAGCAACAGGATGATTACAACCATCAACACCTTCCAGAGCGGCCTGAGCCAGATTATCACGGGCAGGGCCCGCGAATTTGTCTTCACGGTCCATCAGGGGCCGCAAAACAGCATCACCCTGCGCGTACTGCGCAACAAAACCGAAAAAAAATGGCACTGGCAGGATGATGTGCCGGTGTTTGATATTAAAAACCACCTTTCCCTGGACATCATCAGCGCTTACAACCAGCAACGCGTCACTGACGAACAATCGCTACTCCGGGCGGAAAATGAGGTAGCCGCTTTCCTGAGCAAAGAATACCGCCGTCTGACAGCCCTGTCCCAGGAAAAGAACCTGGACATTTATCAGCTGGGCAAACTGCTCAGGCAAAGCCTGGGCCGGGAGATGGATCCCCGCTGGTGGGAGGAAACCTACCCCCGGGCCCGCATCACCATTCAGCCCACCGTGCACATCCGCCGGGTGGGACGCACTATCTGACCTTCAGTCCCGCATTGCCGCGCGAATTATCTGCTGGCCGGCCGGGCTGCGCGCATAGTCCAGGAATTGCCTGACCAACCCTCCCGGCGCGGGCTGGGTAACATAATACAGCGGCCGGGTCAGACTGAGCGGCGCGCCATCCTGTTCGGTAACCAGTAGCGCCTTGACTTCCGGGTTGTGGTAGGTGGAAGCCACATAACCGATGGCATTGGGGTCACCACCCACACTGGCCACCACCGCCCCGGCCGAGGACATGACCAGGGCGCGCGGGCTGACGGAGCGTCCCTGCATGATCATCTCTCCAAACACCTGCGCCGTACCCGAACCGGCTTCCCGCACCACCAGATGCACGGGAGCATCGGCACCACCCACCTGGCGCCAGTTACTGATCTGACCGGCAAATATCCCCTGCAGCTGGGGCAAGGTCAGCTGGCGCACCGGATTGCTGCGGCTGGTGATCACCTGCAGGCGGTCGTAACCCAGCAGGTGAAATTCCAGTGACTTTTCTTCACCAGCACTGGGGCGGCGGGAAACAGCACCAATCTCCACCAGGTGGTGGACAACCGCCCTCACGCCCAGGGTCGAGTCCCCCTCCTGGACAAAAACTTTCACACCGGGATGCCGGAGCTGAAACTGCCGGGCCAGGGCTTCCGACACCGGCCAAACCGATGTGGAACCGGCAATGCGGATTACCTGTTCCTCCCCGCGCAACGAGCTATTCTGGCAACCGGTTGAAAACATTGTCAAAAACAGTATCAATGCCAGTATAATCTTGCTCAGTTTCATTGCCCTTCCGCCTCTCCCGGGTAAACATCATTAACAAAATATTATAGCGTAAAACACGCGATAAACAATGGCCAAAGTGCCCTGATGCCAAAAAGGCGCTGCAGCCGTCCATCAGCCGCAGCGCCTTGCAAATCATTTCTCCACGGGAAAGCTTGTAGTTCAGCCTTTCAGTACCTCTAGAATTGACTGCCAGTTGCAGTATTCTTCAATGTTCTCCAGCGTGATGCGAATGCCGTTTTTGTCCTCGGGCTTGAGGTGCCGGCTGACGCGGTGCATTTTTTCCACCGCGGTATAGGTATCATAGTGCACCAGGATTACCGGCACACCCTTTTCCTCCGCCCGGGCCAGCACCTTGACATCGGGGTAAAGGCCACCGGTCAGGATCAGCACCGAGGTACTGGTTTCCAGCGCAGCCAGAGCCAGATCGGCCCGGTCACCGCCCAGCACCACTGCCTTGTCGGCCGAACGGCGCAGGTAACGCAGCGCGCTGTCCAGGGTCATGGCCCCGATGATAATATCTTCCACCAGCAGGTGCAACCTGTCCTGTCCCACCAGGATTTCACCACCCAGCGCAGCCTGGTATTCAGCCACAGTGGGGGAAGAAATCTCGGCCCGGCGGGGGATCACACCCGCCACAGGATAACCTTTTTCTTGCAACAACGGCACAAAGATGCCCTCGGTTTTGGCCTGCAGCGGCCGGGGTACACCGTTGAAAATGTTGCCCGCAATGGGGATGTTCTTAAGCCGCAAATGCTCGTTGTAGAAGAGAGCCCGGTCGAAGCTGAAATCATCCTCCAGCTTGATCACCACCACCGCCGCCGCATTGAAGCGACGGGCAAAGGAAATATCATCCATTTCCCAGCTGCTCATCACAAAGGGGAACATGGCCCCATCAATGATCACCAAATCGGCATTGCTGGATACCCGCTGGAAAGCAGCCTCAATTGCAGCCAGCTTTTCCTTTTTGCGGTTGCCGGAAAGATATGAGCTACCCGCACAGAAGGGTACTATGTCGGAAATGGGCGCCGACATCTGCAGCGTCTCTTTCAGCAAAACTGCATCAGCGTCATACTGGTCCGGCGAAGGGCAGGGAGCTCCGACGGGCTTGAAGTAGGCTACTTTGTAACCTTCTGCCTGGAATTTCTGAGCCAGCCCCAGCGCCACCATGGTCTTGCCGCTACCCGGAGCACCCATGATATAAAGATTTTTCATGACCTATCTCCCACCTTATTAAATTTTATGATAACGATATTGTAATTTTCACATCCAGCGCGCTCAGGCCGTTGGGATAAGTGAAGACCGGGTTGATGTCCATTTCGGTGATTTCCGGGAAGTCCAGCACCAGCCTGGCCACCCGGGCAATGGCCTCCACCAGGGCCGGGATGTCGGAGGGTTGCTCACCCCGGTAGCC contains:
- a CDS encoding Ger(x)C family spore germination protein, with the protein product MLRRLLIYLCLGWLLLITGCWDGLRLEQRNIVIAMGIDPGPDGLYKFTFTNPVLEAAEVAPERVQRITTIASSIGEALDNLNKVSDRRASVGQLRTILFNEEVVRQRGIKRFIDDINANPLFPPITNLVVVQGNCQQLLNSQFKDKSRIAFYINGVILNATQRHDIKKSELLLLNSQLMDPLAIVMLPYITYGREEVKVAGQAVIKSNRMITTINTFQSGLSQIITGRAREFVFTVHQGPQNSITLRVLRNKTEKKWHWQDDVPVFDIKNHLSLDIISAYNQQRVTDEQSLLRAENEVAAFLSKEYRRLTALSQEKNLDIYQLGKLLRQSLGREMDPRWWEETYPRARITIQPTVHIRRVGRTI
- a CDS encoding phosphotransacetylase family protein — protein: MKNLYIMGAPGSGKTMVALGLAQKFQAEGYKVAYFKPVGAPCPSPDQYDADAVLLKETLQMSAPISDIVPFCAGSSYLSGNRKKEKLAAIEAAFQRVSSNADLVIIDGAMFPFVMSSWEMDDISFARRFNAAAVVVIKLEDDFSFDRALFYNEHLRLKNIPIAGNIFNGVPRPLQAKTEGIFVPLLQEKGYPVAGVIPRRAEISSPTVAEYQAALGGEILVGQDRLHLLVEDIIIGAMTLDSALRYLRRSADKAVVLGGDRADLALAALETSTSVLILTGGLYPDVKVLARAEEKGVPVILVHYDTYTAVEKMHRVSRHLKPEDKNGIRITLENIEEYCNWQSILEVLKG
- a CDS encoding lytic transglycosylase domain-containing protein is translated as MKRRTRYKAGPRARRYLLLLILLALLIANRGHIARLLFPIPYSDLIHKYSVQHGVDPLLIAAMIKVESNFNPRAISPKGARGLMQLMPGTAVWIARHMPLTGYTPQCLNRPDCNIQLGTWYVHNLLLEFDHSTPLMLAAYNGGRGNVRQWLDRHWDGSWQSALRIPFPETRRYVYRVLWHYKLYQLIYGRIAG
- the ytaF gene encoding sporulation membrane protein YtaF encodes the protein MEYLTLVFFALALNMDAFTVGIAYGMRRIKLPPASLLIISLMSVAALSISMLAGKLVAKFIPASLTHKIGGIILLLIGCWAIYQYYSQKRQINFLDEQPEEQPTRPTGSPDNNCTPVQLIQMRILGLVIQVLKEPQVADMDLSGVISSREALLLGLALSMDALTAGMAVSLIGFRLLPTAVCVGVGHILLTAVGLMLGRGLSNSSLGRQLAALPGILLILLGISKLH
- a CDS encoding phosphate ABC transporter substrate-binding protein; this encodes MKLSKIILALILFLTMFSTGCQNSSLRGEEQVIRIAGSTSVWPVSEALARQFQLRHPGVKVFVQEGDSTLGVRAVVHHLVEIGAVSRRPSAGEEKSLEFHLLGYDRLQVITSRSNPVRQLTLPQLQGIFAGQISNWRQVGGADAPVHLVVREAGSGTAQVFGEMIMQGRSVSPRALVMSSAGAVVASVGGDPNAIGYVASTYHNPEVKALLVTEQDGAPLSLTRPLYYVTQPAPGGLVRQFLDYARSPAGQQIIRAAMRD
- the coaE gene encoding dephospho-CoA kinase (Dephospho-CoA kinase (CoaE) performs the final step in coenzyme A biosynthesis.), with the translated sequence MLVIGLTGNIGSGKSTVAAILQELGATVLDADRIARQVVQPGTPALAEIVRTFGPGILAADGQLNRPAMAGIVFSNSAARQQLEAIIHPRVKEYIDRAIQEQRKLATPPPALVIEVPLLFEAGMQNMMDEVWLVTADEQTRLDRIRQRDRVSEEVARQRMAAQMPQEQKIPLADRIIDNSGAPQKTREQVTKAWQDAIFTRSHRAGNHP
- the mutM gene encoding DNA-formamidopyrimidine glycosylase, with amino-acid sequence MPELPEVETIRRTLSPHITGRAVHRVEISDPRAVGRPEAAEFVPQLTGRTFLPPGRRGKYLLLPLENKMTLVAHLRMTGRLFYREADTAPEKHTRVTIYLDNGHALFFHDQRRFGRLYLLPDSELSGWPPLQKLGPEPLAQEFSVQYWQEMLTRHGRCRIKPLLLDQSCLAGLGNIYADEALHLAGIHPARCAGTLTPAEAAALRRAIRQVIQEGIAAGGTTFRDYRDGQGRPGGYATRLRVYRRENLPCSTCGHPIERRRIAGRSAHYCPTCQPEK